A stretch of Bradyrhizobium diazoefficiens DNA encodes these proteins:
- the pcaB gene encoding 3-carboxy-cis,cis-muconate cycloisomerase yields MSAFPASTTVLDSMLFRDAFGTPQMREVFSDVALVGRYAEVEVALAKAEARCGVIPQDAADQIAARTDVAALDFELLRQETDIVGYPILPLVHQMVKQCGEAGRYVHWGATTQDIMDTAVVLQLRAGFEVIERDIAELRKILADLSRRHRDTPMAGRTHLQQALPVTFGYKTAIWLAMFDRQAERLTQLKPRVLVGQFAGAAGTLASLGDKGFEVQAALCAELKLGVPISTWHVARDGFAEAVNFLALVTGSLGKIALDIMIMASTEFAEVYEPFVKGRGASSTMPQKRNPISSELMLAASKAVRQHAGLMLDAMVQDFERATGPWHAEWMAIPESFVLTAGALHQAKFALAGLIVDERKMNDNLALSRGLIVAEAVMMGLAPQMGRQDAHDVVYDACRLANEEGISLADALSADPRVTAQIDRAGIEALTSPINYLGLAPAMVDRVLKSATR; encoded by the coding sequence ATGTCCGCCTTTCCCGCCTCGACCACCGTGCTCGATTCTATGCTGTTCCGCGATGCTTTCGGCACGCCGCAGATGCGCGAGGTGTTTTCCGATGTCGCGCTGGTCGGGCGCTATGCGGAAGTCGAGGTGGCGCTCGCGAAGGCCGAGGCGAGATGCGGCGTGATCCCGCAGGACGCCGCCGATCAGATCGCGGCCCGCACCGATGTCGCCGCGCTCGACTTCGAGTTGCTGCGGCAGGAGACCGACATCGTCGGCTATCCGATCCTGCCTTTGGTGCATCAGATGGTGAAGCAGTGCGGCGAGGCCGGCCGCTACGTGCATTGGGGCGCGACCACGCAGGACATCATGGACACCGCGGTGGTCCTGCAGCTGCGCGCTGGCTTCGAGGTCATCGAACGCGATATCGCGGAGCTGCGCAAAATCCTCGCCGATCTCTCCAGGCGCCATCGCGACACGCCGATGGCGGGCCGCACCCATCTCCAGCAGGCGCTGCCGGTGACCTTTGGCTACAAGACCGCGATCTGGCTTGCGATGTTCGACCGCCAGGCCGAGCGTCTGACGCAATTGAAGCCGCGCGTGCTGGTCGGCCAGTTCGCGGGCGCCGCCGGCACGCTGGCCTCGCTCGGCGACAAGGGCTTCGAGGTCCAGGCGGCGCTCTGTGCCGAACTGAAGCTTGGCGTTCCGATCTCGACCTGGCACGTCGCGCGCGACGGCTTTGCCGAGGCCGTGAACTTCCTCGCGCTCGTCACCGGCTCGCTCGGCAAGATCGCGCTCGACATCATGATCATGGCCTCGACCGAATTCGCCGAGGTCTATGAGCCCTTCGTCAAGGGCCGCGGCGCCTCCTCGACCATGCCGCAGAAGCGCAACCCGATCTCCTCGGAGCTGATGCTTGCCGCGTCCAAGGCGGTGCGTCAGCACGCGGGGCTGATGCTGGATGCCATGGTGCAGGATTTCGAGCGCGCCACCGGTCCGTGGCACGCCGAATGGATGGCGATCCCCGAAAGCTTCGTGCTGACTGCCGGCGCGCTGCACCAGGCCAAGTTCGCCCTCGCTGGCCTGATCGTGGACGAGAGGAAGATGAACGACAACCTCGCCCTTAGTCGTGGTCTGATTGTGGCCGAAGCGGTCATGATGGGGCTGGCGCCGCAGATGGGCCGGCAGGACGCGCACGACGTGGTCTACGACGCCTGCCGGCTCGCCAACGAGGAGGGCATCAGCCTTGCCGATGCGCTGTCGGCCGATCCGCGCGTCACGGCCCAAATCGATCGCGCCGGCATCGAGGCCCTCACTTCACCGATAAATTACCTTGGTCTTGCGCCGGCCATGGTCGACCGGGTGCTGAAATCGGCAACGCGTTGA
- a CDS encoding winged helix-turn-helix domain-containing protein, producing the protein MRFFFENNVLDGDLRELTCAGTTVPLQPQVFDLLLYLVAQRARVVSRDDLISQIWSDRIISDSALNSRINAARRALRDNGATQRLIKTIPRKGFRFVGEVREEAAAKPARAGATSSPARVATDRPGIAVLAFENMSGDPAHDYFGDGISEDILTALSKQRWFIVIARNSSFTYKGRAVHIKQIAEELGVRYIVEGSVRKVDNRVRITAQLNDATTGGHLWAERYDRELVDVFAVQDEITERIVAAIEPQIHAAENFRAHRKPPSSLDAWDLLMQALSHYWRITPQDHVAAQKLLERAIAIDPDYGQALAVLAASHMFGVHLGWAELATTAPIAENAALAAMRCDHENAWAHAALGSVCFSTRRLADALSEFERALALNPNFSLAQGYYALALSYAGRPNDSFEAAQKAIRLSPRDPSLAIYYGIAGYARFTERQYDEAIALAREAIRHRGDLTGAYRVLAVSAGMTGDSALADMALQELRRTQPNISLDWIATQLPWANDADREHYLDGFRRAGLH; encoded by the coding sequence GTGCGATTTTTCTTTGAAAACAATGTGCTCGACGGCGATCTGCGCGAGCTGACCTGCGCCGGGACGACCGTGCCGCTGCAGCCACAGGTGTTCGATCTGCTGCTTTACCTCGTCGCGCAGCGCGCCCGCGTCGTCAGCAGGGATGATTTGATCAGCCAGATCTGGAGCGACCGAATCATCTCGGACTCCGCTCTGAACAGCCGGATCAATGCCGCGCGCAGGGCGCTCCGTGACAACGGCGCGACGCAGCGGCTGATCAAGACGATCCCGCGCAAGGGCTTTCGTTTCGTCGGCGAAGTTCGGGAAGAAGCGGCAGCAAAGCCCGCACGGGCCGGCGCCACATCCAGCCCCGCACGCGTCGCGACGGATCGTCCGGGCATCGCCGTGCTCGCCTTCGAGAACATGAGCGGCGATCCGGCCCATGATTATTTCGGCGACGGCATCAGCGAGGACATCCTCACTGCGCTGTCGAAGCAGCGCTGGTTCATCGTGATCGCCCGCAACTCGTCCTTCACCTACAAGGGGCGCGCTGTCCACATCAAGCAGATCGCCGAGGAGCTCGGCGTCCGCTACATCGTCGAGGGCAGCGTGCGCAAGGTGGACAATCGCGTGCGCATCACCGCGCAGCTCAACGACGCCACAACCGGCGGCCATCTCTGGGCCGAGCGCTACGACCGCGAGCTGGTCGACGTCTTCGCCGTGCAGGACGAGATCACCGAGCGGATCGTCGCGGCGATCGAACCGCAGATCCATGCCGCGGAGAATTTTCGCGCGCATCGAAAGCCGCCGTCGAGCCTGGACGCCTGGGACTTGCTGATGCAGGCGCTGTCGCACTACTGGCGCATTACGCCGCAGGATCATGTCGCAGCCCAGAAACTGCTCGAGCGCGCGATCGCGATCGATCCGGATTACGGCCAGGCGCTGGCGGTGCTGGCGGCAAGCCACATGTTCGGCGTGCATCTGGGCTGGGCGGAGCTGGCCACGACGGCGCCGATCGCGGAGAACGCTGCGCTCGCCGCGATGCGCTGCGACCATGAGAATGCCTGGGCCCATGCCGCGCTCGGCAGCGTCTGCTTCTCGACGCGTCGGCTTGCGGATGCGCTGTCGGAGTTCGAACGGGCGCTCGCGCTCAATCCGAACTTCTCGCTGGCACAGGGCTATTACGCGCTGGCGCTGTCCTATGCCGGAAGACCCAACGATTCGTTCGAGGCGGCGCAAAAGGCGATCAGACTCTCACCGCGCGATCCGTCGCTGGCAATCTATTACGGCATCGCCGGATATGCCCGCTTCACCGAGCGGCAGTATGACGAGGCCATCGCGCTTGCGCGCGAGGCGATCCGCCATCGTGGCGATCTCACCGGCGCCTATCGCGTGCTCGCCGTCTCTGCCGGCATGACCGGCGACAGCGCGCTGGCGGACATGGCGCTGCAGGAGCTGCGCCGCACCCAACCCAATATCTCGCTGGACTGGATCGCGACGCAGCTGCCGTGGGCCAACGATGCGGATCGCGAACACTATCTGGACGGATTTCGGCGGGCGGGGTTGCACTGA
- a CDS encoding cupin domain-containing protein, whose amino-acid sequence MSRALIEISSCNVDLELRPIEPAWIIEGNPVSRSHILSTSADGTSSTIIWSCTEGRFNWYYDFDETIMILEGSIVLESDGMPPKRYGVGDVIFFRDGAHAKWHVEGHVKKIAFCRKTNPAVIGFMIRVVNKLKRMFLSAGERRSATLMGAG is encoded by the coding sequence ATGTCGCGCGCGTTGATTGAAATCAGTAGTTGCAATGTGGATTTGGAGCTGCGGCCGATCGAGCCGGCATGGATCATCGAGGGTAACCCGGTCTCGCGTTCGCACATCCTGTCGACCAGCGCAGACGGCACCTCCTCGACCATCATCTGGTCGTGCACCGAAGGCCGCTTCAACTGGTACTATGATTTCGACGAGACGATCATGATCCTGGAAGGATCGATCGTGCTGGAGAGCGACGGCATGCCGCCGAAGCGCTACGGCGTCGGCGACGTCATCTTCTTCCGCGACGGCGCGCATGCCAAATGGCATGTCGAAGGCCACGTCAAGAAGATCGCCTTCTGCCGCAAGACCAACCCGGCCGTCATTGGCTTCATGATCCGCGTCGTCAACAAGCTGAAGCGGATGTTCCTCTCGGCGGGCGAGCGCCGTTCCGCGACACTGATGGGTGCCGGCTAA
- a CDS encoding nuclear transport factor 2 family protein, giving the protein MANATDEKLKAIEDFLAGLTSNDLDRMPFADDIVLISPIDPEHPVVGKAAAAEFLKKRVFPRIPVRRAEVERHLVDGDCVGTLWKATFAPAGATEVVVPIFDFFRIENGKIRELRPYFDPKPLKEAAAA; this is encoded by the coding sequence ATGGCCAACGCGACTGACGAGAAGCTCAAAGCGATCGAGGATTTTCTCGCGGGTCTCACGTCGAATGACCTGGACAGGATGCCGTTCGCCGACGACATCGTGCTGATCAGCCCGATCGATCCGGAACACCCCGTGGTCGGCAAGGCAGCCGCGGCGGAGTTCCTAAAGAAGCGCGTATTTCCCAGAATCCCCGTACGCAGGGCCGAAGTGGAGCGCCATCTGGTCGATGGCGATTGCGTGGGCACGCTATGGAAAGCGACCTTCGCTCCGGCGGGTGCAACAGAAGTTGTGGTGCCAATCTTCGACTTCTTTCGGATCGAGAACGGAAAGATCAGGGAACTGCGTCCCTATTTCGATCCGAAGCCGTTGAAAGAAGCTGCGGCTGCCTAG
- a CDS encoding GFA family protein — protein MKHVGNCFCGAVTIEVTGEPAAMGYCHCRSCRSWSGGPVNAFSLWKPEAVRITEGAQNVETFAKTPMSQRKYCRKCGGHLMTNHPPLDLIDVFTATLPTLAFTPGVHVNYSETVLPMRDGLPKLKDFPAEFGGSGEMMQE, from the coding sequence ATGAAACATGTCGGAAACTGCTTCTGCGGCGCGGTCACGATCGAGGTCACGGGTGAGCCTGCGGCGATGGGTTATTGCCATTGCCGCTCCTGCCGCTCGTGGTCGGGCGGACCGGTGAACGCCTTCAGCCTGTGGAAGCCGGAGGCCGTGCGCATCACCGAAGGCGCGCAGAACGTCGAGACCTTCGCCAAGACGCCGATGAGCCAGCGCAAATATTGCAGGAAGTGCGGCGGTCATCTCATGACCAATCACCCGCCGCTCGACCTGATCGACGTCTTCACCGCCACCCTCCCCACGCTCGCCTTCACCCCCGGCGTCCACGTCAACTATTCCGAGACGGTGCTGCCGATGCGCGACGGCCTGCCCAAGCTGAAGGATTTTCCCGCCGAGTTCGGCGGCAGCGGTGAGATGATGCAGGAATAG
- a CDS encoding aminopeptidase yields the protein MTDQRNSATSIDPVKLDRLAEVAVKVGLGLRPGQDLLLTAPAMALPLVRRIAVHAYKAGAGIVTPILSDEEMTLARYRYGHDSSFDRAAGWLYEGMAKAFADNTARLAIVGDNPMLLSGEDASKVARASKANSMAYQPALEKIVNFDTNWNIIAYPSTSWAKQVFPNDPEEIAVGKLADAIFAASRVDREDATANWASHNAVLRERTNWLNGQRFRALQYSGPGTDLTIGLADGHEWEGGASLSKNGISCNANIPTEEVFTTPHCRRVYGHVVSSKPLSYQGTLIDNIAVRFEDGRIVDAKASRGAEVLNKVLDTDEGARRLGEVALVPHSSPISQSGLLFYNTLFDENAASHIALGQCYSKCFVNGAQLTPQQIAAQGGNQSLIHIDWMIGSAETDIDGILADGSKVPVFRKGEWAK from the coding sequence ATGACTGATCAACGCAATTCCGCAACTTCCATCGATCCCGTGAAACTCGACCGTTTGGCCGAGGTGGCGGTGAAGGTGGGATTGGGCTTGCGGCCGGGACAGGACCTTCTTCTGACGGCGCCAGCGATGGCGCTGCCGCTGGTGCGGCGGATCGCCGTGCACGCCTACAAGGCCGGCGCGGGAATCGTGACGCCGATCCTCTCGGACGAAGAAATGACACTGGCGCGCTATCGCTACGGTCACGACAGCAGCTTTGATCGCGCCGCCGGTTGGCTCTACGAGGGCATGGCGAAGGCGTTCGCCGACAACACCGCGCGTCTCGCCATCGTCGGCGACAATCCGATGCTGCTGTCGGGCGAAGATGCGTCCAAGGTGGCGCGCGCCAGCAAGGCCAATTCCATGGCGTATCAGCCGGCGCTGGAAAAGATCGTCAATTTCGATACCAACTGGAACATCATCGCCTATCCGAGCACATCCTGGGCCAAGCAGGTCTTCCCGAACGATCCCGAAGAGATCGCGGTCGGCAAGCTCGCGGACGCCATCTTCGCGGCGTCCCGTGTCGATCGCGAGGACGCCACGGCCAATTGGGCAAGCCACAATGCAGTGCTGCGCGAGCGCACCAATTGGCTCAACGGCCAGCGTTTTCGCGCGCTGCAATATTCAGGGCCCGGCACCGACCTCACCATAGGCTTGGCTGACGGCCATGAATGGGAAGGCGGTGCCTCGCTCTCCAAGAACGGCATCAGCTGCAACGCCAATATTCCGACCGAAGAGGTCTTCACCACGCCACACTGCCGGCGGGTCTATGGCCATGTCGTGAGCTCGAAGCCGCTGTCCTACCAGGGTACGCTGATCGACAACATCGCCGTGCGCTTCGAGGACGGCAGGATCGTCGACGCCAAGGCCTCGCGCGGCGCGGAAGTGCTGAACAAGGTGCTCGACACCGACGAGGGCGCACGCCGCCTCGGCGAAGTGGCGCTGGTGCCGCATTCCTCGCCGATCTCGCAGAGCGGGCTGCTGTTCTACAACACGCTGTTCGACGAGAACGCAGCGTCCCACATCGCGCTCGGCCAATGCTATTCGAAGTGCTTCGTCAACGGCGCGCAGCTCACGCCGCAGCAGATCGCCGCGCAAGGCGGCAACCAGAGCCTGATCCATATCGACTGGATGATCGGCTCGGCCGAGACCGACATCGACGGTATTCTGGCCGACGGCAGCAAGGTGCCGGTGTTCCGCAAGGGCGAGTGGGCGAAGTAA
- a CDS encoding winged helix-turn-helix domain-containing tetratricopeptide repeat protein codes for MQFMFRDHLLDTDRRELSREQVPVSVEPQVFDLVVHLMENRDRVVSKDELIDKIWHGRSVSESTLTSRINAARKAIGDNGARQALIRTIARKGFRFVGDVETQSGAATVEPGRGLPASHAPLALPDRPAIAVLPFTNMSGDREQDYFSDGISEDIITALSKLRWFFVVARNSSFVYKGRAVHLNEVARELGVRYVLEGSVRRSGDRVRISAQLNDVSTGGHLWAERYDREIADIFAVQDEITEAIVAAIEPQLYAAENFRAQQKPPGSLDAWDFVMRALSRYWRITREDNASAQALLKQAIAIDPAYGKALGLLATSHVFGAHMGWADMGATVPVAEAAALAAVEADRDDAWAHHGLAYAYLFRRRFDDALAEFELALMLNPNFAMAHAFYGVTLCYAGRWQDGDAAARRALQLSPRDPLAAIYCGVAGYAQFIGHNYEDAMQMARESMRQRADFVGAHRVLTAAAGMSGDPALAASALEGLRRAQPGISLAWITRDLPMLRDEDRALYLEGFRRAGLE; via the coding sequence GTGCAGTTTATGTTCCGGGACCACCTTCTCGACACCGACCGGCGCGAGCTGAGCCGCGAGCAGGTTCCCGTATCCGTGGAACCGCAGGTCTTCGACCTCGTCGTCCATCTCATGGAGAACCGCGACCGGGTCGTCAGCAAGGACGAGCTGATCGACAAAATCTGGCACGGCCGCAGCGTCTCCGAATCCACGCTCACCAGCCGGATCAATGCGGCGCGGAAGGCGATCGGCGACAACGGTGCCCGGCAGGCCCTGATCCGCACCATCGCGCGCAAGGGCTTTCGCTTCGTCGGCGATGTCGAGACCCAGTCCGGGGCAGCGACGGTAGAACCCGGCCGCGGCCTCCCAGCGTCGCACGCCCCGCTGGCACTGCCCGACCGGCCCGCGATCGCCGTGCTGCCCTTCACCAACATGAGCGGCGACCGCGAGCAGGACTATTTCTCCGACGGCATCAGTGAAGACATCATCACCGCGCTGTCGAAGCTGCGCTGGTTCTTCGTCGTCGCGCGCAACTCCTCCTTCGTCTACAAGGGCCGCGCCGTGCATCTCAACGAGGTCGCGCGCGAGCTCGGCGTCCGCTATGTGCTCGAAGGCAGCGTGCGCCGAAGCGGCGATCGCGTGCGCATCTCCGCCCAGCTCAACGACGTCTCGACCGGAGGCCATCTCTGGGCGGAACGCTACGATCGCGAAATCGCCGACATCTTCGCCGTGCAGGACGAGATCACAGAAGCCATCGTCGCCGCGATCGAGCCGCAGCTCTACGCCGCCGAAAATTTTCGCGCCCAGCAGAAGCCGCCGGGTAGCCTCGATGCCTGGGACTTCGTGATGCGCGCGCTGTCGCGTTACTGGCGCATCACGCGCGAGGACAATGCATCGGCGCAGGCGCTGCTCAAACAGGCAATCGCGATCGACCCGGCCTATGGCAAGGCGCTGGGCCTGCTCGCGACCAGCCACGTCTTTGGCGCCCATATGGGCTGGGCCGACATGGGCGCGACCGTCCCCGTCGCGGAAGCCGCAGCGCTTGCCGCGGTCGAGGCCGATCGCGACGATGCCTGGGCCCATCACGGGCTCGCCTATGCTTATCTGTTCCGCCGCCGCTTCGACGATGCGCTGGCGGAATTCGAGCTGGCGCTGATGCTCAATCCGAATTTCGCGATGGCGCACGCCTTCTACGGCGTCACGCTGTGCTACGCCGGACGGTGGCAAGACGGCGATGCCGCCGCACGCCGCGCGCTGCAGCTCAGTCCGCGCGATCCGCTCGCGGCGATCTATTGCGGTGTCGCGGGCTACGCCCAGTTCATCGGGCATAATTACGAGGACGCCATGCAGATGGCGCGGGAATCGATGCGCCAGCGGGCCGATTTCGTCGGCGCGCACCGCGTGCTGACGGCAGCGGCCGGCATGTCGGGTGATCCCGCACTTGCCGCCTCCGCGCTGGAAGGCTTGCGCCGCGCCCAGCCCGGCATCTCGCTCGCCTGGATCACGCGCGACCTGCCGATGCTGCGGGACGAGGACCGCGCGCTTTATCTGGAAGGATTTCGGCGCGCGGGGCTGGAGTAG
- a CDS encoding MBL fold metallo-hydrolase translates to MRQLISAAFALLSACLSPALAQQPPRSECLAMANAAPRAMPVAFRQATAAAEVEITYAGHSTYFIDTPGGLRIATDYSGAYQVGRLPDVVTMNRAHSTHYTLFPDKRIPHVLHGWGEDGKPAAISERIGDTLIRNVTTDIRRYFGDDSGTDMIRDGNSIFIFEVAGLCIGHLGHLHHKLDDSHFAQIGRLDIVMVPIDGTYTMSLDGVSEITKRLRASVVLPMHRFATPLDEFMRLIGQQFEIDRRTERSLRISRDTLPSTPTVIILDGV, encoded by the coding sequence ATGCGGCAACTCATCTCGGCGGCATTTGCGCTGTTGAGCGCCTGTCTCTCACCAGCCCTCGCCCAGCAGCCACCGCGCAGCGAATGCCTGGCCATGGCGAACGCGGCGCCTCGCGCGATGCCGGTCGCCTTCAGGCAGGCGACCGCTGCGGCCGAGGTCGAGATCACCTATGCCGGCCACTCCACCTATTTCATCGACACGCCTGGCGGCCTGCGCATCGCGACCGATTATAGCGGCGCCTATCAGGTCGGCCGGCTGCCCGATGTCGTCACCATGAACCGGGCGCACAGCACCCACTACACTCTCTTCCCCGACAAGCGTATTCCCCATGTGCTGCATGGCTGGGGCGAGGACGGCAAACCCGCCGCCATTTCGGAACGCATCGGCGACACCTTGATCCGCAACGTTACGACCGACATCCGCCGCTATTTCGGCGACGATTCCGGCACCGACATGATCCGCGACGGCAATTCGATCTTCATCTTCGAGGTCGCGGGCCTCTGCATCGGCCATCTCGGCCATCTCCACCACAAGCTCGACGACAGCCATTTCGCCCAGATCGGACGGCTCGACATCGTGATGGTGCCGATCGACGGCACCTACACCATGTCACTCGACGGCGTCTCGGAGATCACCAAGCGGTTGCGCGCTTCGGTGGTATTGCCGATGCACCGCTTTGCCACCCCGCTCGACGAATTCATGCGCCTAATCGGCCAGCAGTTCGAAATCGACCGCCGCACCGAGCGGTCCCTGCGAATCTCGCGAGATACGCTGCCGTCGACACCGACGGTGATCATCCTCGATGGGGTCTGA
- the mddA gene encoding methanethiol S-methyltransferase, which produces MTQIDHQVDSLRPDVSGSKVFKFIAFLYGIAAYLVFCVTIVYAIGFVMGLVVPKTIDTGTDTPMAEAVIINLLLMALFAVQHSVMARQRFKAWWTQFVPRPVERSTYVLFASLSLLLLFWQWRPLPMVIWDVANPDLAVTLVTLSFAGWVLVFTSTFIINHFELFGLHQVANNLIGKQAAPPRFKTPLLYKFVRHPIYLGFIIAFWAAPTMTAGHLLFAAVTTAYIFVGIALEEHDLVDLFGDEYRQYKQRVSMLIPWRRSL; this is translated from the coding sequence ATGACCCAAATTGATCATCAGGTTGATTCCCTGAGGCCCGACGTTTCGGGTTCGAAAGTTTTCAAGTTCATCGCTTTTCTGTACGGAATTGCGGCGTATCTCGTGTTTTGCGTTACGATTGTCTATGCCATCGGTTTTGTGATGGGGCTGGTGGTGCCGAAGACCATCGACACCGGAACCGACACGCCCATGGCCGAGGCCGTGATCATCAATCTGCTTCTGATGGCGCTGTTCGCCGTTCAACACAGCGTGATGGCGCGCCAGCGCTTCAAGGCGTGGTGGACGCAATTCGTCCCCAGGCCGGTCGAGCGTTCGACCTATGTGCTGTTCGCCAGCCTGTCATTGCTCCTCCTGTTCTGGCAGTGGCGTCCGTTGCCCATGGTCATATGGGACGTCGCCAATCCCGATCTTGCCGTGACGCTGGTCACGTTGTCGTTCGCGGGCTGGGTGCTGGTGTTCACCTCGACCTTCATCATCAACCATTTCGAATTGTTCGGATTGCATCAGGTGGCGAATAATCTCATCGGCAAGCAGGCCGCGCCGCCGCGGTTCAAGACGCCGCTGCTCTACAAATTCGTCCGTCATCCGATCTATCTCGGCTTCATCATCGCCTTCTGGGCGGCGCCGACCATGACCGCAGGCCATCTCCTGTTCGCGGCCGTGACCACGGCCTACATCTTCGTCGGCATTGCGCTGGAGGAGCACGATCTCGTCGACCTCTTCGGCGACGAATACCGGCAGTACAAACAGCGGGTGTCGATGCTTATTCCCTGGCGCCGGTCACTCTAG
- a CDS encoding permease, with protein MSSATALSWFARHELRLAWREWFAMMSGGRRRRTRAAVVGLLFFAALLHVPAWAVIGRFANLQLPLDKSSLIVISATIFLAWTLMLSQAIESVTRVFYARADLDLIMSSPARLANLFSVRIAAIALTVTTMALLFSTPFIDVLVIGGGPRWLAAFGVVVAMGLSAAAIAIAVTILLFRLIGPARTRFVAQILAAIIGAGFVIALQVAAIISYGTLSRFTILTSGAFASHAPEIDSIWWWPARATMGDSNALLSLLALGFVLLGSVMAIFSGRFADTAIDAAAYGTSGRKRAKERPFRGGSRQQALRRKEFTLLWRDPWLISQTLMQLLYLVPPALLLWRSFADSSAALTLISPVIVMAAGQLAGGLAWLTISGEDAPDLVATAPLTPSNVIRAKIEVVLIAIAVIFSPLVAALVFASPFQAAITAATMIISAASATAIQLWFRVQARRSQFRRRQTSSRLATFAEAFSSIGWAATAALLLTLPIAGIVSGLITAGLVAITWKFSPRRE; from the coding sequence ATGAGCTCGGCGACCGCGCTCTCCTGGTTTGCCCGTCACGAGCTTCGGCTCGCGTGGCGCGAATGGTTCGCCATGATGTCGGGCGGACGACGCCGGCGAACGCGTGCGGCCGTGGTCGGCCTGCTCTTCTTCGCGGCGCTCCTGCACGTGCCGGCCTGGGCCGTGATCGGCCGCTTTGCCAATCTGCAACTGCCGCTCGACAAATCCTCACTGATCGTGATCTCGGCGACGATCTTCCTGGCCTGGACGCTGATGCTGTCGCAGGCGATCGAATCGGTGACGCGGGTGTTTTACGCCCGCGCCGATCTCGACCTCATCATGTCCTCGCCGGCGCGGCTCGCCAATCTGTTCTCGGTGCGCATTGCCGCGATCGCACTCACCGTCACGACGATGGCGCTGCTGTTCTCGACGCCCTTCATCGACGTGCTGGTGATCGGCGGCGGCCCGCGATGGCTTGCGGCCTTCGGCGTGGTCGTCGCGATGGGCCTGTCGGCTGCGGCGATCGCGATCGCCGTCACCATCCTCCTGTTTCGCCTGATCGGCCCGGCGCGAACGCGCTTCGTGGCCCAGATCCTAGCCGCCATCATCGGCGCCGGCTTCGTGATCGCGCTCCAGGTCGCCGCGATCATCTCCTATGGCACACTGTCGCGCTTCACCATTCTGACGTCCGGTGCCTTCGCTTCCCACGCCCCCGAAATCGACAGCATCTGGTGGTGGCCCGCCCGGGCCACCATGGGTGACAGCAACGCGCTGCTGTCGCTGCTGGCCCTTGGGTTCGTGCTGCTCGGAAGCGTGATGGCGATCTTCTCGGGCCGCTTCGCCGATACCGCGATCGACGCCGCCGCTTATGGCACATCCGGCCGCAAGCGCGCGAAGGAACGCCCGTTCCGCGGCGGATCGCGGCAGCAGGCGCTGCGGCGCAAGGAGTTCACGCTGCTCTGGCGCGACCCCTGGCTGATCTCGCAGACTTTGATGCAGCTGCTCTATCTGGTGCCGCCTGCGCTGCTGCTCTGGCGTAGCTTTGCCGACAGTTCTGCCGCGCTGACGCTGATCTCGCCCGTGATCGTGATGGCCGCGGGTCAGCTCGCCGGAGGGCTCGCCTGGCTGACGATCTCCGGCGAGGACGCGCCCGATCTGGTCGCGACTGCGCCGCTGACACCCTCGAACGTCATCCGGGCCAAGATCGAGGTGGTGCTGATTGCGATTGCCGTCATCTTCAGCCCGCTGGTTGCGGCGCTGGTTTTCGCCTCGCCGTTCCAGGCTGCGATCACGGCAGCCACGATGATCATCAGCGCCGCCTCCGCCACCGCGATCCAGCTCTGGTTCCGCGTCCAGGCCCGACGCAGCCAATTCCGCCGCCGTCAGACGTCTTCGCGGCTTGCCACCTTCGCCGAGGCCTTCTCCTCGATCGGCTGGGCCGCCACCGCGGCACTGCTGCTCACGCTCCCCATCGCCGGCATCGTCAGCGGCCTGATTACTGCGGGCCTAGTTGCCATCACCTGGAAGTTCAGCCCGCGTCGGGAGTGA